One genomic segment of Rhodothermaceae bacterium includes these proteins:
- a CDS encoding TonB-dependent receptor, with product MKNLYYFVAGLLVVMAGVLPVKAQEWGSIQGTVYVTDDATIVTDATVTLVGLNYSQRVDEAGRFVFEEVPAGSVLLRVESPLWGRNSERITVVAGETIEVDIEVLLHVHLEEMIITAGPTALTRSELVNPVSVLTESDLFESDGVSLGESLKNQPGMASTYFGPGASRPIIGGVGGSRVKVLQHGLAIGDASDQSEDHAVGADAFDAKRIEIIRGPATLLYGSDITGGVVNILDGRVPNERPVNRIEGMVMGRGGLGSNERGGGGSLTGAFGNVVWRAHGLLRETGDVSTPSFNPEGDHEEHDHEDEEHGDDEHDDHDDEEHGEEELEMVDHIENSSTSLGRGSFGMSWLGRRGYVGAAVSFHNSDYGVPGHAHGAHEEEHEEHEEDEHHDEDHLDEEEHDEHEDEHGHEEEEGEVSIDLNSVTYDIEGAYRFGDGAVEGLRFRFGVADYQHTELEHLESGSEEIGVVYENNQWEGRVEVDHSLHRSTKGTAGVQMKRRDLATPTGSHSSLPATLSTQVGIFAMERINLGSLRLELSGRMQWQSHDPDGKASRSFSSLSLGGGANYELSEQLSFSLSLARAAKAPSTTELYSDGLHTAIRSVEIGNENLEVEVTNNVTISGFLNTEPVHVTLTGYLNQSDNFIYHAPTGMMEEGNPVLQTAQAEARITGLEVDADIEVFHSGNTHVILGLMGDYVNGQLTSQDDYLPRIPPLRLGASLQYSVNNFVANLSVRRIASQERVFSMEEHTDGYTMIDAKVRYRLITGSMAQSISLQGLNLGNTLARAHTSFLKETVPLPGRDIRLTYAIHF from the coding sequence ATGAAAAATCTATACTACTTCGTTGCCGGCTTGCTTGTAGTAATGGCGGGAGTTTTGCCGGTGAAGGCACAAGAGTGGGGGAGCATTCAAGGTACCGTTTATGTAACCGATGATGCGACAATTGTTACCGATGCTACGGTTACGCTGGTTGGTTTGAATTACTCACAGCGGGTTGACGAAGCGGGGCGGTTTGTTTTTGAAGAGGTGCCGGCAGGTTCGGTACTTCTGCGTGTTGAAAGCCCTCTTTGGGGACGAAATTCAGAGAGAATCACAGTGGTTGCAGGCGAGACCATCGAAGTGGATATTGAAGTTCTGCTACATGTACATCTTGAGGAGATGATTATTACGGCAGGGCCGACAGCCCTGACGCGTTCGGAGCTGGTCAATCCAGTGAGTGTCTTGACAGAAAGTGACCTTTTTGAATCGGATGGAGTCAGTCTTGGAGAGTCCTTAAAGAACCAACCGGGCATGGCATCCACCTATTTTGGTCCCGGGGCCAGCCGCCCGATAATCGGTGGAGTGGGAGGCAGCAGAGTCAAGGTTCTTCAGCACGGCTTAGCGATCGGTGACGCGAGTGATCAAAGTGAAGATCATGCCGTGGGTGCAGATGCTTTTGATGCCAAACGAATTGAAATTATCCGAGGGCCGGCAACGCTCCTGTACGGAAGCGATATCACGGGTGGGGTGGTAAATATCCTTGATGGGCGGGTTCCTAATGAGCGTCCGGTGAATCGCATTGAGGGAATGGTGATGGGAAGGGGCGGGCTAGGTTCCAATGAACGAGGAGGTGGTGGGAGCCTTACGGGTGCATTCGGGAATGTTGTTTGGCGTGCTCATGGCTTATTACGTGAAACAGGGGACGTCTCCACACCATCATTTAACCCCGAAGGAGATCACGAGGAGCATGATCATGAAGATGAGGAGCATGGAGACGATGAACACGATGATCATGACGATGAAGAGCATGGCGAGGAAGAGCTTGAAATGGTAGACCATATCGAAAACTCAAGCACCTCGCTGGGGCGAGGATCCTTTGGCATGTCCTGGCTCGGTAGGCGTGGCTATGTCGGAGCTGCTGTTAGCTTTCACAATTCAGACTACGGTGTTCCTGGACATGCGCATGGGGCACATGAGGAAGAGCATGAAGAGCATGAGGAGGATGAACATCATGACGAGGACCATCTTGATGAGGAAGAGCACGATGAGCACGAAGACGAACATGGTCACGAGGAAGAAGAAGGGGAAGTATCCATTGACCTGAACTCCGTGACTTACGATATAGAGGGAGCTTATCGCTTTGGTGATGGGGCCGTTGAGGGCCTGCGCTTCAGATTTGGCGTTGCCGATTATCAGCACACCGAACTCGAGCACCTGGAATCAGGATCGGAAGAGATCGGGGTCGTATATGAGAATAATCAGTGGGAGGGACGCGTTGAGGTGGATCATTCACTCCATCGGTCTACGAAAGGGACTGCAGGAGTACAAATGAAACGGCGTGATCTGGCAACCCCCACGGGAAGCCACTCAAGTTTGCCTGCAACCCTGTCCACTCAGGTGGGCATCTTTGCGATGGAGCGGATTAATTTGGGCTCACTGAGACTGGAACTCAGCGGTCGAATGCAGTGGCAGTCTCATGACCCTGATGGCAAGGCTTCGAGGTCATTCTCATCCCTGAGTCTGGGTGGAGGGGCAAATTATGAATTGAGCGAGCAACTGTCATTCTCATTGAGCCTTGCACGCGCGGCAAAGGCTCCAAGTACAACGGAACTGTATTCGGATGGATTACACACGGCTATACGTTCTGTAGAAATAGGGAATGAAAACCTTGAAGTTGAGGTGACGAACAATGTTACGATTTCTGGATTTCTCAATACGGAGCCTGTACATGTGACATTGACGGGATACTTGAATCAATCGGACAATTTTATCTATCATGCACCGACAGGTATGATGGAAGAGGGGAATCCGGTTCTTCAGACTGCTCAGGCGGAAGCCAGAATTACAGGGCTGGAAGTAGATGCAGACATAGAGGTGTTCCACAGTGGGAATACTCACGTTATACTTGGGCTGATGGGAGATTACGTAAACGGCCAACTTACATCCCAAGATGATTATCTGCCCCGTATTCCGCCGTTACGCCTGGGAGCTTCGCTGCAGTATTCGGTAAATAATTTTGTGGCGAATCTATCTGTGAGACGGATTGCCAGCCAAGAGCGGGTGTTTTCGATGGAAGAACACACGGACGGCTACACCATGATTGATGCCAAAGTACGTTATCGGTTGATCACGGGTTCTATGGCTCAAAGCATCTCTTTGCAGGGCTTGAATCTCGGCAATACGTTAGCCAGAGCACATACTTCGTTCCTGAAAGAGACTGTGCCGCTACCGGGCCGTGATATACGCTTGACGTATGCCATTCATTTCTAG